The Ascaphus truei isolate aAscTru1 chromosome 3, aAscTru1.hap1, whole genome shotgun sequence genome includes a region encoding these proteins:
- the HMGB1 gene encoding high mobility group protein B1, protein MGKGDPKKPRGKMSSYAYFVQTCREEHKKKHPDASVNFSEFSKKCSERWKPLTAKEKGKFEDMAKADKVRYEREMKSYIPPKGETKKKFKDPNAPKRPPSAFFLFCGDFRPKIKVDHPGLTIGDVAKKLGEMWNNTASDDKVPYERRAAKLKEKYEKDIAAYRGKGKPEPAKKAPAKPEKSKKKEDDDDDDEDDDDDDEEDEEEDDEDDDE, encoded by the exons ATGGGTAAAGGTGATCCCAAGAAGCCAAGAGGAAAAATGTCCTCATATGCTTACTTTGTGCAAACTTGCAGAGAAGAGCACAAGAAGAAGCACCCTGATGCATCTGTAAATTTCTCTGAGTTCTCAAAGAAATGTTCTGAGCGGTGGAAG CCCCTGACTGctaaggaaaaggggaaatttgAAGATATGGCAAAAGCTGACAAAGTTCGTTATGAAAGAGAAATGAAATCTTATATACCACCTAAAGGAGAAACAAAAAAGAAGTTTAAGGATCCAAATGCACCAAAGAGACCACC TTCAGCTTTCTTCTTATTCTGTGGTGACTTTCGTCCAAAAATCAAAGTGGATCACCCAGGTTTGACCATTGGAGATGTTGCAAAGAaactgggagagatgtggaacAACACTGCTTCAGATGACAAGGTGCCTTATGAGAGGAGAGCTGCCAAACTGAAGGAGAAATATGAAAAG GATATTGCTGCATACCGGGGCAAGGGAAAGCCTGAGCCAGCTAAAAAGGCCCCTGCCAAGCCAGAAAAGAGCAAGAAGAAGGAGGATGACGACgacgatgatgaggatgatgacgatgatgatgaagAGGATGAGGAAGAAGACGACGAAGATGACGATGAATAA